From Pyramidobacter piscolens W5455:
CCGTTTTCAGCGCCCAGCGCGTCGCGCGGTCGGTCTGATTGGGATCGGCGGGAACGACCAGCTTCCAGTTGAAGAAGTTCGACATCAGCGAAACGTAGTCGATGCACTGATGCGTCATGCCGTCTTCGCCCACGTCGAGGCCCACGTGGGTGAGGACGAGTTTCTCGCCGGCGCGGTTGACGTCGTTCATGCGCTGCTGGTTGTAGGCTTCCGCCAGGCCGAAAACGCCGAAGTCCGCCCAGACTGACACGACGCCGCCGGCAGACGCCGCTCCGGCGGCCGTGGCCGTGGTGTTCTCCTGAATGCCGCACTGGATGAAGTTGTCCGGGCATTTTTTCGCAAATTCGCCGGTCTTGACCGAACCGGCGAGGTCGCAGTCGAAAACGAGCACGGGGGCGCGCCCGGTCTTTTTGTAGTTGAGCTGCCCCACTTCCGCCAACGCCGAGCCGAAGGCGGAGCGGTTGTCCGTCGTGTCGGCGGGGCCGTAGACCTTCGCTGCGCCCAGATCGAGGACCGCTTCAAGCGGTTCGACGGCGCGCGCGGCGCTGAACTTCGCTTTTTTGTGCTCCGCGGCCAACGCGACGAGATCCGGCTGTCCCAGCTCTTTCATCGCTTGCCGGTAGAGGTCGCCCGAAGCGGCCTTGCCGTGATAGTCGGGCGTGTCTTCCATAAAGGAAACGCCCTTGCCCATAGTCGTCCGGCAGAGGATCGCCGTCGGGCGCCCGGCGGCGCGCGCCGCCTTCAAAGCGACGTACAGCTCCGCGAACGAATCGCCGTCGCACAGGAGCGTCTGCCAGCCGTCGGCTTCCCAGAGCTCCTTGATATGCGCGGGCATGACGTCGCCGCAGCGCCCGGAGATCTGGATGTCGTTGACGTCGATCAGCGCCGTCACGCTGGTCAGTTTTCGAGCCGCGATCAAGCGGCGCGCTTCGGCGATCTGCCCTTTCGGCTGCTCGCCGTCCCCCATCAGAACGTAGACGCGGCCGTCGTAGCCGCGCGCCTTCTGCGCCAGGGCGAACCCCGCTCCCGCAGACAGCCCCTGGCCGAGACAGCCGGAACCCCAGTCGATGCCGGGGACCATGCGCTCGACGTGTCCCTGAAAGCGGCTGCCCGTTCGGCGAAACTCGTTCACGGCGTCGAACGCGTCCACAAATCCGTAATACGCCAGGGTCGCATACGCCGCGGCCGAGGTGTGCCCGTGGCTGACCACGACGAAATCGCGGTCGAGCGAGTCGCAGTTTTGTGGCGACACGTTCGCAGCGCCGTAGGCGGCCATGTACATTTTCATGCTGGAGAGCGCCCCCGCGGGGTGCCCGCTGTTGGCGCGGGCGACCATCGCCACCGCGAGGCCCTTGCAGACTTGCGCGGCTTTGTTCAGCTGCCGCTCTTCCGCCTGCGGCAGTTTTTCCCATTGAAAAGAATTTATTTTTACAGCTTCGTCAAACAACATCGTCTTTTATCCCTCCGCATGGAATTTTCCGATCATCGTTCTATAAAACCATTATAAGACAAAAATCCTCTCCGCATCAAACGATCTTCACATTCCGCGCGCCGAGATCCTTCAGAAGATTCAGCAAGCGCGCCCGCTGATCGCCCTGAAAGAAAACAGCGTCCTCTTCAAACGCGGCGCCGCAGCCCAAATCCCATTTCAGTTCCTTGACAAGGCGGCCGCTCCGTTCTCCCAGCGGCAGGCCGGCGAGCCGGGTGACGGTTTTCCCGCTTCTGCCCTTGCGTTCCAGGAAAAGCCTCAACGGCGCCGTCTCAAGCGCGCTGACCGGCGCCGGTTCGGTGTCGGCGCGAGGCGTCTCTTTCACGGCTGGACGAGCCGGTCCGCGCGACAGCCCCATGGCGTCGGCAATCGTAAAGGATCCGGAATTCAGCCGCTCCACATCGATTTTCTTTTGGGGATTACGCAAGCTCGTAACCTTCTTTGCGGCATGTGACGATAAAATCTTCGCCTTCCAGGAACCGGACCGACATCTGCGCGCCCAGCGGCATTTCAAGCATCCGCCGGTAAACCGCCGCCGCCGAACGAGCGCCCTGCCGCCCGCTCTTCACCGCCGTATCGTACATCATCTCGATCAACTTTCTGTCAAGCATTCTCTCTTCTCCAAAATTTTATCCGCATGAAAACGCGGGAACGCGCTTCGCACGGTTGCAGTATAATGCATCGCACATTTTCTCTCAAGTCAAGGCGGGATTTCCGTTAAACGTCAGTCTGCCATGCGATGCGTCCCGGAAATTTCGATCCTGCCCTTTTCGCAGAGCTGCATGATCTCGCTTTCACGGTCGCAGGGATAGGAACAAGCCAGCCCGCAGCTCGCCGAGATCTGCCGGGGCACGGGGACGATCCTCACGTCGAAACCGGCGCGGCGGCATTGTTTCTCGAACATCAGGGCCATACTGGTGACGTCAAAGGTCGCAAGACATTTCATTATACAGAACTCCTTATAGATTATGAATTTATGCAAGGGTTTTATTCATGCGTTTTGATAATTTGACTTCCGGCTTTTTTCGAATATACTAAAGAACAAGAATAAGGTCAATGATAGTTATTTATACTATGCCTTGTTCAAACTTCATTTCATCGCAGGAGGCGGTTGTCATTGAAAAATTTTGATTCTCTCATGGTGTCGCGGTTGGGCCCCGTTATCGCAGGTCTTGCCGTGGGCATACTTGCGCCGGTTCTCGTGCTTCTGGGGAACCCGGGCAATATGGGGATCTGCGTTGCCTGTTTCGAGCGCGATATCGCCGGGGCGCTGGGCTTTCACAGGGCGGCGGTGGTCCAGTATATCCGTCCGGAGATCATCGGCCTGATCCTCGGCGCTTTCGGTTCCGCGCTGGCGTTCAAGGAGTTCAAGCCGCGCGCGGGATCGGCCCCCGCCGTGCGCTTTCTGCTCGGCATTTTCGCTTCCATCGGGGCGCTGATCTTTTTAGGCTGCCCCTGGAGAGCGTACCTCCGCTTGGCGGGAGGCGATTTCAACGCCCTTTACGGCATTGCCGGACTTTTCGTGGGGATTTTGATCGGCATTTATTTTATCAGTTCCAACTACAATTTGGGTAGAGCCTATCCCGCGCCGGCCGAAGCGAAATTATCCGGTTTGATGATGCCGCTGTTCGCGTTGGGGCTGCTGGCGCTGCTGCTGATCGCTCCCAAGCTGGGGGCCGAGGGAACGGGACCGATTTTCTTCTCCGAAAAGGGGCCCGGCTCGATGCACGCGCCATGGTATGTCAGTCTGGCCGTGATGCTTTTGGTCGGCTGGCTCGCGCAGCGCAGCCGCTTCTGCACGATCGGAGCGCTCAGGGATCTTGTCCTCGCCCGCGACGGCTACCTGTTCTGGGGCATTGTCGCCCTGCTGGTTGCCGCGTTCGGCATGAACTTCGTGCTGGGGAGCTTCAAATCCGGATTTGCCGGTCAGCCAGTGGCTCACACCGATTCTCTCTGGAACTTCCTCGGCATGGTCCTTTCCGGTCTGTGCTTCACTCTGGCCGGAGGGTGCCCCGGGCGCCAGCTGGTCATGGCCGGCGAAGGCGACGGCGACGCCGCTGTCTTCGTCTTTGGCATGATCGCGGGCGCGGCGGTGGCCCATAACTTTGGGCTCGCCAGCAGCGGCGCCGGGATCGGCGCGCACGCCCCCGCGGCTTTCGTCATCGGCATGGTTTTCTGTCTGTGCGTCGGTTTTGTGATGCGCAGAAAGGCTTAAGGAGGAGAAAAAAATGGTTGTTGATGCGCGCGGACTTTCCTGTCCCCAGCCTGTGGTCGAGGCCAAAAAAGCGGCGGCGACGGGAGAAAAAGAAATCGAAGTTTTTCTCGATAACCCGACGTCGATTACGAACGTTACCCGTTTCATGACAAGCCAGGGCTATCAGCTCAAAACAAACGACATTCAACCCGATCAATCGAACAAACTTGTCTTCGTCAAATAATTCAGAGACGATGATTATAGGGAGAGGCGGCTCGACACCGCCTCTTTTCATATTTGCTCGATTTTGTCGTCCATCGTGTTTTTACAGGCCTCATTTCATGGTAAAAGAAATCTCTTCTCATCAAAATATCACTGCAATTATAAAAACTGTAAACGCTTGCCGTAAAAGGACAAAAGGCAATTTCAGCAAAAAACATAAAAGCTTTCATCGTCGTTTGAAAAATCGAGGCTCTTGGTTTTTATTGCGACATCTTGTATTATAATAGCGTCGGTTACAAGGCAAAGTTCTTGCCATAAACTTTCGCTCCACAAAATCCTTGAGGAGGTATTTTCAGTAATGTCCAGAGTTGCAATCAAAGGTTCCGCGTACTGCCTTGAGCATGTTCCCCAGCTGGGGCTCCACTACGGCAACACGCCCTATACGGCCGGTGAAGGCGAAAAAGAGTATCTCCAGGCTCTTCCCAAGCATCTTCAGACCTACGAACAGGCGAAGGGATATGCTCCCAATATGACGTACATCGGAGCGCTGCCTCTCGAGGATCTTGATGCGCAGCCCACGCCCATGTACGAGAACTACAATCTCGAAGCGCCCCGTTTCGGCAAATACGGCGAGATCATGCCCGAAGACGAGTTCCTCGGCCTGCTCGACATCTGCGACGTCTTCGACCTGATCTGGCTCGAAAAGGACTTTGCCGCCTCCGTCCGCGAAAAACTCTCCAAGCACGAACTGATCACCGAGTCCATCCTCGCCCGCCTCGAGGCCGGGCACGATCGTGCCGAGATCGAAGAGCACCTCAAGAGCGGCGACCACACTCAGGTCCTGCCGCTGTATTTCGACGGCAAGGTCGTCGGCATGGCGCGTGCGGCCCACACCGTGGACGACAATCTGTTCGCCCACGTTCTGCTCGAAAACCTTGCCAGCAAAGCCGGTTCCGTCCTCGCCCTCCTCCATCTGCTGCACAACACCGGGCTGAAACCGGAAGAAGTCGATTTCGTGATCGAGTGCTCCGAGGAAGGCGCGGGCGACGCCTGCCAGCGCGCCGGCGGCAACTTCGCCAAGGCCATCGCCGAGATCGCCGGCTGCGTGAACGCCAGCGGCTGCGACGTGCGTGGTTTCTGCGCCGGTCCCGTCAACGCCATGATCAACGGCGCGTCTCAGGTCGCCGCCGGCGCCCGCAAGAACGTCGTCGTCCTGGCCGGCGGCGCCATCCCCAAGCTTTACATGAACAGCCGCGATCACGTCAAGAAGGACATGC
This genomic window contains:
- a CDS encoding transketolase; translated protein: MLFDEAVKINSFQWEKLPQAEERQLNKAAQVCKGLAVAMVARANSGHPAGALSSMKMYMAAYGAANVSPQNCDSLDRDFVVVSHGHTSAAAYATLAYYGFVDAFDAVNEFRRTGSRFQGHVERMVPGIDWGSGCLGQGLSAGAGFALAQKARGYDGRVYVLMGDGEQPKGQIAEARRLIAARKLTSVTALIDVNDIQISGRCGDVMPAHIKELWEADGWQTLLCDGDSFAELYVALKAARAAGRPTAILCRTTMGKGVSFMEDTPDYHGKAASGDLYRQAMKELGQPDLVALAAEHKKAKFSAARAVEPLEAVLDLGAAKVYGPADTTDNRSAFGSALAEVGQLNYKKTGRAPVLVFDCDLAGSVKTGEFAKKCPDNFIQCGIQENTTATAAGAASAGGVVSVWADFGVFGLAEAYNQQRMNDVNRAGEKLVLTHVGLDVGEDGMTHQCIDYVSLMSNFFNWKLVVPADPNQTDRATRWALKTAGNVCLAMGRSKLPALCANGKPLLARDFTYGEAVKVREGKDAAILALGAMAGRAVQAAELLAEKGVETAVYAVSCPLEIDERALTEAFQTGTVLTVEDHNVVSGMGSLWLARAEELGLHSVARRLGVHRYGDSGPSEEVYAAMGLSADKIAESLEELKKVAR
- a CDS encoding translation initiation factor — protein: MRNPQKKIDVERLNSGSFTIADAMGLSRGPARPAVKETPRADTEPAPVSALETAPLRLFLERKGRSGKTVTRLAGLPLGERSGRLVKELKWDLGCGAAFEEDAVFFQGDQRARLLNLLKDLGARNVKIV
- a CDS encoding DUF3343 domain-containing protein; this translates as MKCLATFDVTSMALMFEKQCRRAGFDVRIVPVPRQISASCGLACSYPCDRESEIMQLCEKGRIEISGTHRMAD
- the yedE gene encoding YedE family putative selenium transporter — protein: MKNFDSLMVSRLGPVIAGLAVGILAPVLVLLGNPGNMGICVACFERDIAGALGFHRAAVVQYIRPEIIGLILGAFGSALAFKEFKPRAGSAPAVRFLLGIFASIGALIFLGCPWRAYLRLAGGDFNALYGIAGLFVGILIGIYFISSNYNLGRAYPAPAEAKLSGLMMPLFALGLLALLLIAPKLGAEGTGPIFFSEKGPGSMHAPWYVSLAVMLLVGWLAQRSRFCTIGALRDLVLARDGYLFWGIVALLVAAFGMNFVLGSFKSGFAGQPVAHTDSLWNFLGMVLSGLCFTLAGGCPGRQLVMAGEGDGDAAVFVFGMIAGAAVAHNFGLASSGAGIGAHAPAAFVIGMVFCLCVGFVMRRKA
- a CDS encoding sulfurtransferase TusA family protein, which produces MVVDARGLSCPQPVVEAKKAAATGEKEIEVFLDNPTSITNVTRFMTSQGYQLKTNDIQPDQSNKLVFVK
- the grdC gene encoding glycine/sarcosine/betaine reductase complex component C subunit beta, which translates into the protein MSRVAIKGSAYCLEHVPQLGLHYGNTPYTAGEGEKEYLQALPKHLQTYEQAKGYAPNMTYIGALPLEDLDAQPTPMYENYNLEAPRFGKYGEIMPEDEFLGLLDICDVFDLIWLEKDFAASVREKLSKHELITESILARLEAGHDRAEIEEHLKSGDHTQVLPLYFDGKVVGMARAAHTVDDNLFAHVLLENLASKAGSVLALLHLLHNTGLKPEEVDFVIECSEEGAGDACQRAGGNFAKAIAEIAGCVNASGCDVRGFCAGPVNAMINGASQVAAGARKNVVVLAGGAIPKLYMNSRDHVKKDMPALEDCLGSFAILITPCDGVSAEMRLDVLGKHSVGAGASPQAVTQALTWEPLQRAGLTFADVDKFGAELHIPEITEPAGAGNVPLANIKMIAALAVMKKSIEKKDMMTFVKEKGLHGFAHTQGHIPAGAPFIGPAADWIKEGKISRAMIIGKGSLFLARLTNLADGASFLLEKPAPVAAAVSKDDIKSLLLESLSEIAADLKK